From Solidesulfovibrio carbinoliphilus subsp. oakridgensis, the proteins below share one genomic window:
- the ricT gene encoding PSP1 domain-containing protein, with product MSHILGLKFRDHGQVYYFDSGPFVVAVGDSVLVQTEQGLGMGKVTLVRDTPPEDGEQQEIKPIFRLPTPEDLEIERENDALAREARTYCRKCIETRALEMKLVDVEVLHDRGKIVFYFTAPGRIDFRELVKDLVKAYHTRIELRQIGVRHETQMLGAIGNCGQMCCCRRFMRKFAPVTIKMAKEQNLFLNPTKISGICGRLLCCLSFEQENYEQFQKKCPRVGKKFSTSLGTVKVLRTNLFRETVTVLDEAGEERELTVEEWGTVVEARLPSEGQAQPRPAEPGRPETARPEGGRPEGGRPEGGRSDSRRGEGSSHGRPEGRGEGRDRSRPSGAGGPQASPSPAPSRPAGPSAGPEAGPQAEREPGSRPSRRGRRPSRKNPRQQSSAASGPNPGSAAGQHPGQDPTQTQAPGQGQRQRRPRPESRPDTRPGGKPSSRDPETGS from the coding sequence ATGAGCCATATTCTCGGCCTCAAGTTCCGTGACCACGGACAGGTGTATTATTTCGACTCCGGACCCTTTGTCGTGGCCGTCGGCGACAGCGTCCTGGTCCAGACCGAGCAGGGGCTCGGCATGGGCAAGGTGACGCTTGTCCGCGACACGCCGCCCGAAGACGGCGAGCAGCAGGAGATCAAACCCATCTTTCGGCTGCCGACGCCCGAAGACCTGGAGATTGAGCGCGAAAACGACGCGCTGGCCCGCGAGGCCCGCACGTATTGCCGCAAGTGCATCGAAACCCGGGCCCTGGAGATGAAGCTCGTGGACGTGGAGGTCCTCCACGACCGGGGCAAGATCGTCTTTTATTTCACGGCCCCGGGCCGCATCGACTTCCGGGAGCTGGTCAAGGACCTGGTCAAGGCCTACCACACCCGCATCGAACTGCGGCAGATCGGCGTGCGCCACGAGACCCAGATGCTCGGCGCCATCGGCAACTGCGGCCAGATGTGCTGCTGCCGCCGGTTCATGCGCAAGTTCGCTCCGGTCACCATCAAGATGGCCAAGGAGCAGAACCTCTTTTTGAACCCGACCAAGATCTCGGGCATCTGCGGCCGGCTTTTGTGCTGCCTGTCTTTTGAACAGGAAAACTACGAGCAGTTCCAGAAAAAATGCCCCCGGGTCGGCAAGAAGTTTTCCACCTCCCTGGGTACGGTCAAGGTCCTGCGCACCAACCTGTTTCGCGAGACCGTGACGGTCCTTGACGAGGCCGGCGAGGAGCGCGAACTGACGGTCGAGGAGTGGGGCACGGTGGTCGAGGCCCGCCTGCCGTCGGAAGGGCAGGCCCAGCCGCGGCCGGCCGAACCCGGCCGGCCCGAGACCGCCCGGCCCGAAGGCGGCCGTCCCGAAGGCGGCCGTCCCGAGGGCGGCCGTTCCGACTCCCGTCGCGGCGAGGGATCGTCCCATGGCCGGCCCGAAGGACGCGGCGAGGGCCGCGACCGTTCCCGTCCATCCGGGGCGGGGGGCCCGCAGGCGTCCCCGTCGCCGGCCCCGTCCCGGCCGGCCGGGCCCAGCGCCGGACCCGAGGCCGGGCCCCAGGCCGAGCGCGAGCCCGGCTCCCGGCCTTCCCGCCGGGGCCGGCGGCCGTCCCGCAAAAATCCGCGCCAGCAGTCGTCTGCTGCTTCAGGGCCGAACCCGGGCTCCGCTGCGGGCCAGCATCCCGGACAGGACCCGACTCAGACACAGGCCCCGGGCCAGGGCCAGCGTCAACGACGTCCCCGGCCCGAATCCCGCCCCGACACCCGCCCCGGCGGCAAACCCTCTTCCCGTGACCCGGAGACCGGATCGTGA
- the metG gene encoding methionine--tRNA ligase, whose protein sequence is MNRFFITTPIYYVNAKPHLGHAYTTTVADSLARFHALLGEDVYFLTGTDEHGDKIAEAAKAAGQTPKEYADAISGLFSSLWPRLGITPSRFIRTTDADHKEAVRRALQQVYDKGDIYFGEYGGHYCKGCERFLTDKELVDGLCPDHKVKPEYIAEKNYFFRMSKYQGALLDHIRANPDFIRPRQYRNEVVSLLESGALEDLCISRPKSRLTWGIELPFDANFVTYVWFDALINYLTAIGWPDAPDFSQWWGAAEHLVAKDILKPHAIFWPTMLLAMDLPLYKRLNVHGYWLVRDTKMSKSLGNVVEPLDMAAKAGLSGMRYFFLREMVFGSDASYSDEAFIGRFNADLANDLGNLANRTLAMTAKYFGSVVPAATESDPADGELSRLALDATQNFVALFGAAQFSRALKALWELVRGLNKYVDAMAPWTLFKEGRTERLGTVMATALGGLRRAAACLLPVMPEAAEKLLAQLGQDPAAIRLDAEAAGFAPLAAGTAVAATSNLFPRLDLPAAEEKAPAAPKQKAKDKASKAPKAPAEKPGPAPEVAFEDFAKLDLRVGTVVSAAPVPGADRLYAVTVDIGEPEPRPVVAGLAEHFAADDLVGRQVVLVANLAPRKLRGATSHGMILAVKHAGGLALLTPTAPVAPGDRVS, encoded by the coding sequence GTGAACCGTTTTTTCATTACCACGCCCATCTACTACGTCAACGCCAAGCCGCACCTCGGCCACGCCTACACCACCACCGTGGCCGACAGTCTGGCCCGGTTCCACGCGCTCCTGGGCGAGGACGTCTATTTCCTGACCGGCACGGACGAGCACGGCGACAAGATCGCGGAAGCGGCCAAGGCGGCCGGCCAGACGCCAAAGGAATACGCCGACGCCATAAGCGGCCTGTTCAGTTCCCTGTGGCCCCGGCTCGGCATCACGCCGAGCCGGTTTATTCGCACCACGGACGCCGACCACAAGGAGGCCGTGCGCCGGGCCCTGCAACAGGTCTACGACAAGGGCGACATCTACTTCGGCGAGTACGGCGGCCACTACTGCAAGGGCTGCGAACGGTTTCTGACCGACAAGGAGCTGGTGGACGGCCTGTGTCCGGACCACAAGGTCAAGCCCGAGTACATCGCCGAGAAGAACTACTTTTTCCGCATGTCCAAGTACCAGGGCGCGCTTCTCGATCACATCAGGGCCAACCCGGACTTCATCCGGCCCCGCCAGTACCGAAACGAGGTGGTGAGCCTCCTGGAGTCGGGCGCGTTGGAGGACCTCTGCATCTCCCGGCCCAAGTCGCGCCTGACCTGGGGCATCGAGCTGCCCTTTGACGCAAACTTCGTCACCTACGTCTGGTTCGACGCGCTCATCAACTACCTGACCGCCATCGGCTGGCCCGACGCCCCGGATTTCTCCCAGTGGTGGGGTGCGGCCGAGCATCTGGTCGCCAAGGACATCCTGAAGCCCCACGCCATCTTCTGGCCGACCATGCTGCTGGCCATGGACCTGCCGCTCTATAAGCGCCTCAACGTCCACGGCTACTGGCTGGTGCGCGACACCAAGATGTCCAAGTCGCTTGGCAACGTGGTCGAGCCCCTCGATATGGCCGCCAAGGCCGGGCTGTCCGGCATGCGCTATTTCTTCCTGCGCGAGATGGTTTTCGGCTCGGACGCCAGCTATTCCGACGAGGCCTTCATCGGCCGGTTCAACGCCGATCTGGCCAACGACCTCGGCAATCTGGCCAACCGGACCCTGGCCATGACGGCCAAGTATTTCGGCAGCGTGGTGCCGGCGGCCACGGAGTCCGACCCGGCCGACGGCGAACTGTCCCGGCTGGCCCTGGACGCCACCCAGAACTTCGTGGCGCTTTTCGGCGCGGCCCAGTTCTCCCGGGCCCTGAAAGCCCTGTGGGAACTCGTGCGCGGGCTCAACAAGTACGTGGACGCCATGGCGCCCTGGACCCTTTTCAAGGAAGGCCGCACCGAGCGCCTCGGCACGGTCATGGCCACGGCCCTCGGCGGACTGCGCCGGGCCGCCGCCTGCCTCCTGCCGGTCATGCCCGAGGCCGCCGAAAAGCTCCTGGCCCAGCTCGGCCAGGACCCGGCCGCCATCCGGCTCGACGCCGAGGCGGCGGGCTTTGCCCCGCTTGCCGCCGGCACGGCCGTGGCCGCCACCTCGAACCTCTTCCCGCGCCTGGACCTCCCGGCCGCCGAGGAAAAAGCCCCGGCCGCGCCCAAACAGAAGGCCAAGGACAAGGCTTCCAAAGCCCCCAAGGCGCCGGCCGAAAAGCCGGGCCCGGCCCCGGAAGTGGCCTTCGAGGATTTCGCCAAACTGGACCTGCGCGTCGGCACGGTGGTCTCGGCCGCGCCCGTGCCCGGGGCCGACCGGCTCTATGCCGTGACCGTGGACATCGGCGAGCCCGAACCCCGTCCCGTGGTGGCCGGCCTGGCCGAGCACTTCGCGGCCGACGACCTGGTCGGCCGGCAGGTGGTGCTCGTGGCCAACCTCGCGCCCCGAAAGCTCCGGGGCGCCACCTCCCACGGCATGATCCTGGCCGTCAAACACGCCGGCGGGCTGGCCCTCCTGACGCCGACGGCGCCGGTTGCTCCGGGCGACCGCGTTTCGTGA